A segment of the Candidatus Nitrososphaera gargensis Ga9.2 genome:
TGCATATGATGAAGAGCAGTGCCAAGGTGGTAAAACATGTAGCAATAACAGTCATGAACCCTACCATATTTATGCTGCCGCTATAGAGACAATATAGGATGGTTATTGATGCTATTATCGCTGCCGGCACAGAGAACATCATCGCCAGAGTTGGAGCCATTCCAATGACGATGGGAAATGTTCTTCTTCCTACGACTCTGTCGCCTCTCAAATCTCCTATGTCGCCAAGAGGGCCCAAGATGAAGAAAAACGCAAAAAATGAAAGCGAAGCATAGATCACCGGCAGGGAAAAGATACCAGCCTGAATGGCCACCCCACCATAGAGTGAAGATAATCCTGCTCCCATTGCAGTTAACACAGTCTTGAAAGGAAATTTTTCTTTAAGGTTTAGCTTTGGATGGGAATAGATGATTCCCATTATGGTGCAGGTGGTTACTATGAGGAAGGCAGGAATGTTTATGAATACTGCTAGCGCCAGTGAGCAAGCATACAGAATGGTCACCAGCTTAACGAGCTCGCCCTTGATATTGCTTCGGGTGATTGATGGTCTATTTGTCCTATTGATCTTGTCCACCTGTACATCGGTAATATCGTTGTACACATAAGTCGCAAGGGCGCAAAGGTAGCAGGAGGTTGCTGCTAAAAGCGCAATTAGAGGATCGGGATTTCCATGTGATCCTATAAGTAGTGATATGAGTGATGCCACTGGGAATATGTAAACATTAGAGCGCGCCTTTACATAACCAAGGAAAAGCTTTGCATAGACGAGCACAAGACCTACAATAGGGTGGAGCTGTCGTCCCAGCGAACAATTATTGTTTAGGTTTGACTTATGG
Coding sequences within it:
- a CDS encoding UbiA prenyltransferase family protein; translation: MLVYAKLFLGYVKARSNVYIFPVASLISLLIGSHGNPDPLIALLAATSCYLCALATYVYNDITDVQVDKINRTNRPSITRSNIKGELVKLVTILYACSLALAVFINIPAFLIVTTCTIMGIIYSHPKLNLKEKFPFKTVLTAMGAGLSSLYGGVAIQAGIFSLPVIYASLSFFAFFFILGPLGDIGDLRGDRVVGRRTFPIVIGMAPTLAMMFSVPAAIIASITILYCLYSGSINMVGFMTVIATCFTTLALLFIICKKLDQVSQIRSTRHRMRILHVSLQLSLLLSFL